From the genome of Chloroflexota bacterium:
TGTTGAAATAATTGCCGAGATGCTGAGAATAGGTCTGAATAGCGCCCCAAAAACAAAGATCATGTACAGCGCCAATATGAGCTATAGTCAGATGAGGAAATACTTACATTTCTTAACAAGTCAAGGTTACTTTGACAGTGTTAGAGCAGATAATCTATCAGTAACTTATCAGGCGACTGAGAGAGGTTTGAATTTACTTAAGAGTATTGACGGCTTTATTGAGATACTCGGGTTAAATGATGATTAGGTTGAGGTGAGTTATCTAAATCATCCTGCCCTCTCAGCAACAACACTACCCACTTAATTGAACCAACCACACCCTGTTGTCCAGGTGCTAAGGTTGTAATTACTTAAAAATTCTGTGGCAGTTTAGCCACTAATCAAACTCAAAAGGGGGCCGGTTCCCATTGAGTAGCAATAGTATTGACCTCAGCTATGAAAGGAATATAATTAGCTTACCTGATGCAAAAACCTCTAAAATAGAATGGGATACTAGGAACGTGGTGATGAAAAGGGGGGCAGTTGCCGTTAATCATAAGACGGTTGCTAGCACCCTTTTCAGTACCTTCACCGGATAGGTCTGGATTAGACACCGGGTTGAATAACAATGGGATAAGGCCAGGAACACAATAATCTAAGAAGGAGTATCCAATATGAGCGAATTCACCAAAATACTGAAGGTTTCCCCTCTCGGTGACGGGAAAAATTGGATTCTTTTAGAAGAGTTCAAGTATTACGATGACAAGGTAAAAGGTAATGCTAACGAGTACTATTGGATTAAGGTTGAGCCTAAATTCATGACCGATTTCGCTAGTGTGCCTCCAATCTTTCGTTCACTTGTATCAAAATGGGGGAAGCACGGAAACGCAACAGTACTTCACGATTATTTGTACTGGACGCAGCAATGTACAAGGAAGGAAGCAGACAAGATATTCAAAGCAGCTATGGAGGTGTTTGGTGTACATCCTTTGAGGAAAACGCTTATCTACTTGGCAGTAAACTGGTTCGGTTGCTTCGCATGGAAAGGCAATATAAAACTAAGAGAGAGGGGGTTTAATAGGGTAGCTGCCAGGTTGCCTGATAAGGCTACTGATACGCCGGATTCACTTCAAGCTTAAATAGCATCACTTAGTACAACTCTGTAAGTGCATAATTATAGTTACATATGGAAGCATGGCACAATATCAAAGCTTCGTTCGCTTTCGTTGAGAGTGATAATTCATATAAAAATATTTTCACTTCCCTTACCTATAAGCTTTGCACTAAGCATTAAGCGTTTACGCGGACGTTTTTAAAGATACCTTCCTCTCAATTGCCCTAACCACATTCCGCAGGCCCGGGGGTTTATTACCAATTTTAATATTGACAACTGTAAGAAGCAGACCTATGATAATTGAAATTAAATATCACAATTAAGCTGAGGAATTCTAGACATGAAAATTGATGTTTATGAGAGTCTGGCGAAAGCCCTAGACCACCTACCCGGAGGCTTTCCGCCAACCAAATCGCGTGTTGAACTGCAAGTCCTCAGGAAGATATTCTCACCGGAGGAGGCCCAACTGGCCGGTTACCTGACTGGCACCGGTGAAGCAGTCGATGTCATAGCAGCAAAAGCCGGCCTACCGGTGGAAGAAATCGAAGAAAGACTCAATGCCATGCGTATTAAAGGCATTATATGGGGCTTTGAGAAGGATGGGATATGGAAATTCCGGTTAGCACCGTTTATCGTGGGGATTTATGAATCACAATGGGAAGTTATGGACCATGAATTCAGTCACCTTGTTGAACAATACTGGAACGAGGGCGGTATGGAGGGAATAATGCGTTATGAGCCAGCATTACATCGCGTTGTTCCCGCACAGCGGGCTATAAAAAGGGAAATAGTATTGCCCTACGATGATGTAAAGCAACTGATATTGCAGGCCAAGTCATTCGAATTGCGTGACTGCATTTGCCGAAAACAGCTGGACTTAGTAGGAAACCGCCAATGTGAATTTCCAGTAAGAGCCTGCCTGAACTTTTCCGTGAAAGAAAAACCCATGGGGCCACATGATATCACTCAGGAAGAGGCTCTCCGGCTGCTTGACGAGGTGGAAGAAATAGGTCTGGTTCACACTGTTAGCAATGTGGCTGCAGGTGTCCACTACGTATGCAACTGTTGTGGGTGCTGCTGCGCTATTTTAAGGGGGATAACACAGTTCGGCATTGAAAATTCCGTTGCCAAAGCGAATTATTATGCGGTGGTTGAAGCCGAAGAGTGCAATGGTTGTGGCATATGCGTGGAGCGATGTCAGGTAGGTGCCTGCTCAATAGAGGGCGATGTTCTGGTGGTTGACCTGATAAGGTGTATCGGCTGTGGTCTCTGTGTTACCGGTTGTCCAAGCGAAGCGGTGAGGCTCGAGTTAAAGCCTTATGCAGAGATAATAACGCCTCCCGAGGACTACAATACCTGGGAACAAGAACGGCTTCGCAACCGCGACCTGTTAGAATAATGAAATGTTTTACGCTTTCCTGGCGAACTTCTGGATAACCCTCGCTCCACGGTCAATTTTACCGAATGATTTGGCAACCTCACCAACATAGAGGTCTGCCCGTGAATCGACACATATGACATGCGGTCCAACAAGCAAGGGCTCGTCCAGGCTATGAGATTCATTTCCCCAGCGCGCTAACAATTTACCATCTATAGTGAATATGCTTATTCGCCGGCATAGCTCCGATATATAGACCGTCTCATCCTTATCCATATAGACATGGGTAGGCCTCAAGAGGTCCGTCCACTGGTCAAGGAATTTACCTTCGGAATCAAATATCTGGACCCGATGGTTTTCCCTGT
Proteins encoded in this window:
- a CDS encoding winged helix-turn-helix domain-containing protein codes for the protein MRVNQRRSDVEIIAEMLRIGLNSAPKTKIMYSANMSYSQMRKYLHFLTSQGYFDSVRADNLSVTYQATERGLNLLKSIDGFIEILGLNDD
- a CDS encoding DUF1353 domain-containing protein, with amino-acid sequence MSEFTKILKVSPLGDGKNWILLEEFKYYDDKVKGNANEYYWIKVEPKFMTDFASVPPIFRSLVSKWGKHGNATVLHDYLYWTQQCTRKEADKIFKAAMEVFGVHPLRKTLIYLAVNWFGCFAWKGNIKLRERGFNRVAARLPDKATDTPDSLQA
- a CDS encoding 4Fe-4S binding protein, which encodes MKIDVYESLAKALDHLPGGFPPTKSRVELQVLRKIFSPEEAQLAGYLTGTGEAVDVIAAKAGLPVEEIEERLNAMRIKGIIWGFEKDGIWKFRLAPFIVGIYESQWEVMDHEFSHLVEQYWNEGGMEGIMRYEPALHRVVPAQRAIKREIVLPYDDVKQLILQAKSFELRDCICRKQLDLVGNRQCEFPVRACLNFSVKEKPMGPHDITQEEALRLLDEVEEIGLVHTVSNVAAGVHYVCNCCGCCCAILRGITQFGIENSVAKANYYAVVEAEECNGCGICVERCQVGACSIEGDVLVVDLIRCIGCGLCVTGCPSEAVRLELKPYAEIITPPEDYNTWEQERLRNRDLLE